A genome region from Erigeron canadensis isolate Cc75 chromosome 3, C_canadensis_v1, whole genome shotgun sequence includes the following:
- the LOC122594479 gene encoding protein PHOX1-like, with product MGKQSRKNKKVGSKSVDNSIVDIRENKLDDGIDNNTKMYDNDIAVFISMAQQLREEGNKLFQTKDYDSAILKYQKALKLLPGNHIDVSYLHSNIAACYMQMGISDLPRAIHECNLALEVTPKYTKALLKRARCYEALNRLDLALRDANMVLNIEPNNLMATEIVDRVEACIEDKVIEEKNNKIQREMDDIQIPEPLNEKLDKKKMKKTDKKMKKLDRVLKEYKDSEKDEKSPEEDKLVVEEQISASSTNEEEPKRVVKLVYGEDIRWAKIPFNCDILRLRETISDRFPVSKAVLVKYKDEEGDMITITTKEELIWAESSISDQRGAFRLYIVEVNPEQDPFFEYIRSREQKHKLFSSSACIDDWILEFANLFKNYVGFNSDEYLDLHEVGMKLYSEAMEDTVTSNAAQEKFQVAADKFQEMAALALFNWGNVHMSRAQKRVYYSENGSKESILLKVKDSYESAQTEYLKASDLYKEATNIKPDFYEGFLALGQQQYEQAKLYWYYALGTNINLEMWDSKETVFQLYNEAEDNMEKGMKIWEKIEKARVDGILRPNKLKLELKKTELGPFMKDVTQDEVAEQAASMRSRMNVLWGKMLYERSIMEYKLGITVWHECLEIAIEKFELAGTSHTHIAVMLKNHCSNDAAPEGVGFNIDEIVQAWNEMYEEKIWQTGVPSFRLEPLLRRRVSNIFHALEHA from the coding sequence ATGGGGAAACAatcaagaaaaaacaaaaaagtaggATCAAAATCGGTAGATAATAGTATTGTTGATATAAGGGAAAACAAACTTGATGATGGTATTGataataatacaaagatgtatgATAACGACATTGCTGTTTTCATTTCAATGGCTCAACAACTTAGGGAAGAAGGGAATAAGTTGTTTCAAACTAAAGATTATGATAGTGCGATATTAAAGTATCAAAAAGCCCTCAAATTGCTTCCCGGAAACCATATAGACGTTTCTTATCTTCATAGTAACATTGCAGCCTGTTATATGCAAATGGGTATTAGTGATCTTCCTAGGGCCATTCATGAGTGTAATTTGGCTCTTGAAGTTACACCTAAGTATACTAAAGCACTATTGAAAAGAGCTAGGTGTTATGAAGCCTTAAATCGGCTTGATTTGGCTTTAAGAGATGCTAATATGGTTTTAAATATAGAACCGAATAATCTCATGGCAACCGAGATTGTAGACAGAGTGGAAGCATGTATAGAGGATAAGGTGATTGAAGAAAAGAATAATAAGATTCAACGAGAAATGGATGATATTCAAATCCCGGAGCCACTGAATGAGAAGttagataaaaagaaaatgaaaaaaactgataagaaaatgaaaaaacttGACCGTGTTTTGAAAGAGTACAAAGATTCTGAGAAGGATGAGAAAAGCCCCGAAGAAGATAAGTTGGTCGTGGAGGAGCAAATAAGTGCGAGTAGTACCAACGAAGAAGAACCGAAACGGGTTGTTAAATTGGTTTATGGGGAAGATATTAGATGGGCAAAAATTCCTTTCAATTGTGACATATTGAGATTAAGAGAAACAATAAGCGATCGATTTCCAGTTTCGAAGGCTGTGCTTGTAAAATACAAAGATGAAGAAGGCGATATGATTACAATTACCACAAAGGAAGAACTCATTTGGGCCGAATCATCAATTTCTGATCAACGGGGTGCATTTAGGCTGTACATAGTTGAAGTCAACCCTGAGCAAGACCCTTTCTTTGAATATATTAGAAGCCGAGAACAAAAACATAAGCTTTTCAGTTCATCTGCTTGTATTGATGATTGGATACTTGAGTTTGCTAATCTTTTCAAGAACTATGTTGGGTTCAATAGTGATGAATATTTGGATCTTCATGAGGTCGGTATGAAGTTATATTCGGAAGCTATGGAAGATACTGTAACTAGTAATGCTGCTCAAGAAAAGTTTCAAGTTGCCGCTGATAAGTTTCAAGAAATGGCAGCTTTGGCTTTGTTTAATTGGGGAAATGTTCATATGTCAAGAGCACAGAAAAGGGTTTACTATTCAGAGAACGGTTCAAAAGAATCTATACTTTTAAAGGTTAAAGATTCATATGAGTCTGCTCAAACTGAATATCTAAAAGCCAGTGATCTGTACAAAGAAGCAACCAACATCAAACCTGATTTCTATGAAGGGTTTCTGGCTTTAGGACAGCAACAATATGAACAAGCAAAACTTTATTGGTATTATGCACTTGGGACAAACATTAATCTTGAAATGTGGGATTCAAAAGAGACGGTTTTTCAACTATATAATGAGGCTGAAGATAATATGGAAAAGGGTATGAAAATTTGGGAGAAAATAGAGAAAGCGCGCGTAGATGGAATTTTGAGGCCTAATAAACTGAAGTTAGAGTTAAAGAAGACGGAATTGGGTCCATTTATGAAAGACGTTACACAAGATGAAGTGGCTGAGCAGGCCGCAAGTATGAGATCTCGGATGAATGTTTTGTGGGGCAAGATGTTGTATGAAAGATCGATTATGGAATATAAGCTTGGCATTACTGTTTGGCATGAATGTTTAGAGATTGCTATTGAAAAGTTTGAACTTGCTGGAACTTCTCATACACATATTGCTGTCATGCTAAAGAATCATTGCTCTAATGATGCAGCACCAGAAG